Proteins co-encoded in one Thermochromatium tepidum ATCC 43061 genomic window:
- the atpA gene encoding F0F1 ATP synthase subunit alpha gives MQLNPSEISDLIKQKIEQFELQTEARTEGTVVSLTDGIVRIHGLSEARYYEMLEFPGNTYGLALNLERDSVGAVVLGDYTHLSEGDWVRCTGRVLEVPVGEGLLGRIVDALGNPIDGKGPIQAAGTSPIEKVAPGVIARKSVDQPVQTGLKAIDAMVPIGRGQRELIIGDRQTGKTAVAIDAIINQKGTGIKCIYVAVGQKNSSIAAIVRKLEEHGAMDHTIIVAAPAADSAAMQFIAPYAGCTMGEYFRDQGEDALIVYDDLTKQAWAYRQVSLLLRRPPGREAYPGDVFYLHSRLLERAARVNADYVEKMTQGRVKGKTGSLTALPIIETQAGDVSAFVPTNVISITDGQIFLETDLFNAGIRPAINAGLSVSRVGGAAQTKIIKKLGGGIRLALAQYRELAAFSQFASDLDEATRKQLQRGERVTELMKQTQYSPMSVGQMAISLFAANEGYLDDIEVKKVVDFERALQSYVKSTRADLLAKIDATGDFNDEIAQAMHAAIRDFKANNTW, from the coding sequence ATGCAACTGAATCCATCCGAGATCAGCGATCTCATCAAGCAGAAGATCGAGCAATTCGAGCTTCAGACCGAGGCCCGCACCGAGGGCACAGTGGTCAGCCTGACCGACGGCATCGTGCGCATCCACGGGCTGTCCGAGGCTCGGTACTATGAGATGCTCGAGTTTCCTGGAAACACCTACGGATTGGCGCTGAACCTGGAGCGTGACTCGGTGGGCGCTGTGGTCCTGGGCGACTACACCCATTTGTCCGAGGGCGATTGGGTCCGGTGCACGGGGCGCGTCCTGGAAGTCCCGGTCGGCGAGGGGCTGCTGGGCCGTATCGTCGATGCCCTGGGCAACCCGATCGACGGCAAGGGTCCGATCCAGGCCGCCGGGACCTCGCCGATCGAGAAGGTCGCGCCGGGCGTCATCGCGCGCAAGTCGGTCGACCAGCCGGTTCAGACCGGTCTCAAGGCCATCGATGCCATGGTGCCGATCGGGCGCGGCCAGCGCGAGCTGATCATCGGCGACCGTCAGACCGGCAAGACCGCGGTGGCCATCGACGCCATCATCAATCAGAAGGGCACCGGCATTAAATGTATCTATGTCGCCGTCGGCCAGAAGAACTCCTCGATCGCCGCCATCGTGCGCAAGCTCGAGGAGCATGGCGCCATGGACCACACCATCATCGTCGCCGCCCCGGCCGCCGACTCGGCCGCCATGCAGTTCATCGCACCCTATGCCGGCTGCACCATGGGCGAGTACTTCCGCGACCAGGGCGAGGACGCGCTCATCGTCTATGACGACCTGACCAAACAGGCCTGGGCCTATCGTCAGGTCTCGCTGTTGCTGCGCCGTCCACCGGGGCGCGAGGCCTATCCGGGCGATGTCTTCTATCTACACTCCCGACTCTTGGAGCGCGCGGCACGTGTCAACGCCGACTATGTCGAGAAGATGACCCAGGGCCGGGTCAAGGGTAAGACCGGCTCTTTGACCGCGCTGCCCATCATCGAGACCCAGGCCGGCGACGTGTCCGCCTTCGTCCCGACCAATGTGATCTCGATCACCGACGGTCAGATCTTCCTCGAGACCGACCTCTTCAACGCGGGTATCCGCCCGGCCATCAATGCTGGTCTGTCGGTCTCGCGTGTCGGCGGTGCGGCCCAGACCAAGATCATCAAGAAGCTCGGCGGCGGTATCCGTCTAGCACTGGCCCAGTATCGCGAGCTGGCGGCCTTCTCGCAGTTTGCCTCCGACCTGGACGAGGCGACCCGCAAGCAGCTCCAGCGCGGCGAGCGCGTCACCGAGCTCATGAAGCAGACCCAGTACTCGCCGATGAGCGTCGGTCAGATGGCCATCTCGCTGTTTGCAGCCAACGAGGGCTACCTCGACGACATCGAGGTCAAGAAGGTCGTTGACTTCGAGCGTGCGCTCCAGAGCTATGTGAAGTCAACCCGCGCGGATCTGCTGGCCAAGATCGACGCGACCGGCGATTTCAACGACGAGATCGCCCAGGCCATGCACGCCGCGATCAGGGACTTCAAGGCCAACAACACCTGGTAA
- a CDS encoding F0F1 ATP synthase subunit delta has translation MAGELTTIARPYAEAAFAHAKESGQVDAWSEALTLLATLTSDPLMAAQIGNPTVPRERIRDLLLALCGDALPAGPANLVRLLAANARLAAIPEIARLFEERRVADQGVRHVLVRSAFEVEEAQRSALAEALARRLGARVDLSFETDTALIGGLEIRAGDLVIDHSVRGKIKQLAHALQF, from the coding sequence ATGGCCGGAGAACTCACCACCATCGCGCGCCCCTATGCCGAGGCCGCCTTCGCGCACGCCAAGGAGTCTGGACAGGTCGATGCCTGGTCCGAGGCATTGACGCTGCTGGCGACCCTGACCTCGGATCCGCTCATGGCCGCGCAGATCGGCAATCCGACCGTGCCGCGCGAACGGATCCGCGACCTGTTGCTCGCCCTCTGTGGTGACGCGCTTCCGGCAGGCCCGGCCAATCTGGTGCGCCTGCTTGCCGCCAACGCGCGACTTGCGGCCATCCCCGAGATCGCACGCCTCTTCGAGGAGCGTCGCGTCGCCGACCAAGGCGTGCGTCACGTCCTGGTGCGCAGTGCGTTCGAGGTCGAGGAGGCGCAGCGCTCGGCCCTGGCCGAGGCGCTGGCAAGGCGCCTGGGCGCCCGGGTCGATCTGAGCTTCGAGACCGACACCGCCCTCATCGGTGGGCTCGAGATCCGTGCCGGCGACCTCGTCATCGACCACTCGGTGCGCGGTAAGATCAAGCAACTGGCCCATGCCCTGCAATTCTGA
- a CDS encoding F0F1 ATP synthase subunit B — protein MNINLTLFAQMITFAVFVGFCMKYIWPPIIKALAERKAKIAEGLAAAERGHQEKALGEQRALELMKEAKANAAEIINQAQKRATDIVEEAKSDARAEGERLIAAAKAEIEREINRAREELREKVAVLAIAAAEKILKKEIDIAAHRALVDDFAKQL, from the coding sequence ATGAACATCAATCTGACCCTGTTTGCCCAGATGATCACCTTCGCGGTGTTCGTCGGGTTCTGCATGAAGTACATCTGGCCGCCGATCATAAAGGCCTTGGCGGAACGCAAGGCCAAGATCGCCGAGGGTCTCGCCGCCGCGGAGCGTGGTCACCAGGAGAAGGCGCTCGGCGAGCAGCGTGCGCTAGAGCTGATGAAAGAGGCCAAGGCCAACGCGGCCGAGATCATCAACCAGGCCCAGAAGCGCGCGACCGACATCGTCGAGGAGGCAAAATCCGACGCCCGCGCCGAGGGCGAGCGACTGATCGCTGCCGCCAAGGCGGAGATCGAGCGCGAGATCAATCGCGCCCGCGAAGAACTGCGCGAGAAGGTCGCTGTGCTGGCCATCGCCGCCGCCGAGAAGATCCTAAAGAAAGAGATCGACATCGCGGCCCATCGCGCGCTCGTCGACGATTTCGCCAAGCAGCTCTAG
- the atpE gene encoding F0F1 ATP synthase subunit C, protein MELEVAQAFAAAIKFIGAGLMLGLGAVGAGVGIGVLGGRFLEGAARQPELIPMLRTQFFIVMGLVDALPVIAIAMGLYLMFAA, encoded by the coding sequence ATGGAACTCGAAGTTGCACAAGCATTCGCTGCCGCTATCAAGTTTATCGGCGCGGGACTCATGCTCGGTCTAGGCGCGGTCGGCGCCGGTGTGGGCATTGGTGTCTTAGGCGGTCGCTTCCTGGAGGGCGCTGCACGTCAGCCGGAACTGATCCCGATGCTGCGTACCCAGTTCTTCATCGTCATGGGTCTGGTCGACGCCCTGCCGGTCATCGCGATCGCCATGGGTCTGTACCTGATGTTCGCCGCCTAA
- the atpB gene encoding F0F1 ATP synthase subunit A — protein sequence MASSETLTSQGYIQHHLTNLTLGWHPEHGLGFAHDSAEAAEMGFWAINVDTLFFSILLGSLFLWFFKGVAERVTAGVPGTAQNFVEWVVEFVEENVRGSFTHKNAMVAPLALTIFAWVFLMNLMDLVPVDLIPHLFAQLFATLGADPHHVYLKIVPTTDPNATFGMALMVFILVLYYSLKMKGLGGFIGELTLQPFGKWGLPANLILEGISLLSKPVSLALRLFGNMYAGEMIFILIALLYGGGLLLAGTAGVLQFVWAVFHILIITLQAFIFMVLTIVYLDMAHQEHH from the coding sequence ATGGCTTCTTCCGAAACCCTCACCTCCCAAGGCTACATCCAGCACCATCTCACCAACCTGACGCTCGGTTGGCATCCCGAACATGGTCTGGGCTTCGCGCATGACAGTGCCGAAGCGGCGGAGATGGGCTTTTGGGCCATCAATGTCGATACCCTGTTCTTCTCGATCCTGCTCGGATCGCTGTTCCTATGGTTCTTCAAGGGCGTGGCCGAGCGCGTGACCGCTGGGGTGCCGGGCACGGCACAGAACTTCGTCGAATGGGTCGTCGAGTTCGTCGAGGAGAATGTGCGCGGCTCTTTCACTCATAAAAACGCCATGGTCGCCCCACTGGCGCTGACCATCTTCGCCTGGGTGTTCCTGATGAACCTCATGGACCTGGTGCCGGTCGATCTGATCCCGCATCTGTTTGCGCAGTTGTTCGCCACCCTAGGCGCCGATCCGCATCACGTCTATCTCAAGATCGTGCCGACCACGGACCCGAACGCCACCTTCGGCATGGCGCTCATGGTGTTCATCCTGGTGCTCTATTACAGCCTCAAGATGAAGGGGCTCGGCGGCTTCATCGGCGAGCTGACCCTACAACCCTTCGGCAAGTGGGGCCTGCCCGCGAACCTGATCCTGGAAGGGATCAGCCTGCTCTCCAAACCGGTCTCGCTCGCCCTACGACTCTTCGGCAACATGTATGCCGGCGAGATGATCTTCATCCTGATCGCGCTCCTCTACGGCGGCGGGCTGCTGCTGGCCGGCACCGCGGGTGTGTTGCAATTCGTCTGGGCGGTGTTCCACATCCTGATCATCACGCTGCAGGCCTTCATCTTCATGGTGCTGACCATCGTCTATCTGGACATGGCACACCAGGAACATCACTGA
- a CDS encoding ATP synthase subunit I: protein MQQPNALQARRVLKTQSIFGLILTIVALPFGSPVAISVLIGAGTCWLANALLVVWVFRPYRAQTPGRLVLRFYSAEVVKITLILVLLGTAFAIYDELNMPALLGAYLLVQVIPTLIAAQMGSRTQ, encoded by the coding sequence ATGCAACAGCCGAACGCACTTCAAGCCCGAAGAGTCCTAAAAACCCAGTCGATCTTCGGTTTGATCCTGACCATCGTCGCCCTGCCGTTCGGCAGTCCAGTTGCGATTTCAGTCCTGATCGGGGCCGGAACTTGCTGGCTGGCTAACGCCCTACTGGTGGTTTGGGTCTTTCGTCCTTATCGCGCCCAGACCCCGGGGAGATTGGTTTTGCGTTTTTACAGCGCCGAGGTCGTGAAGATCACCCTGATCCTCGTGCTCCTCGGGACTGCGTTCGCGATCTATGACGAATTGAACATGCCGGCCTTGCTTGGCGCCTACCTCCTGGTCCAAGTAATTCCGACCCTGATTGCCGCTCAAATGGGCAGCCGAACCCAGTAG
- a CDS encoding ParB/RepB/Spo0J family partition protein: protein MDTSEQQKSAPRKKGLGRGLDALLGAARTPVPRPNPASGEPQTPIETIRRLPLEHIQRGRYQPRRNFDPEALSELADSIRAQGVIQPILVRPLAEPSASGARYEIIAGERRWRAAQQAGLSEIPAFVREVDERTALAIALIENIQRADLNPLEEASALERLVTEFDLTHQEVAEAVGKSRATVSNLLRLLELNADVKELLARSQLEMGHARAVLGLKGEVQSQVARQVVAAGLSVRATERLVRRLQQAETSNAPPKPTRMEDPDIRRLQDDLTDRLGAQVRIQHGRGGSGKLVIAYNSLDELDGILAHIQ from the coding sequence ATGGATACAAGCGAACAGCAAAAGAGTGCGCCGCGTAAGAAAGGACTCGGACGCGGACTCGACGCCCTGTTGGGCGCGGCCCGCACCCCGGTGCCGCGACCCAACCCGGCCAGTGGCGAGCCCCAGACACCCATTGAAACAATCCGCCGTCTGCCGCTGGAACACATCCAGCGCGGTCGCTATCAGCCGCGGCGCAATTTCGACCCCGAGGCGCTCAGCGAGCTGGCTGACTCCATCCGCGCCCAGGGCGTGATCCAGCCGATCCTGGTGCGTCCGCTCGCCGAGCCGAGCGCGAGCGGCGCGCGTTATGAGATCATCGCTGGCGAACGCCGCTGGCGCGCCGCGCAACAGGCCGGCTTGAGCGAGATCCCCGCATTCGTGCGCGAGGTCGATGAGCGCACGGCGCTGGCCATCGCACTGATCGAGAACATCCAGCGCGCCGACCTCAATCCGTTGGAAGAGGCCAGCGCACTTGAACGTCTGGTGACTGAATTCGATCTGACCCATCAGGAGGTCGCCGAGGCGGTCGGCAAATCGCGCGCCACGGTCAGCAATCTGCTGCGCCTGCTGGAACTCAATGCCGACGTCAAGGAGCTTTTGGCGAGGTCGCAGCTTGAGATGGGCCATGCGCGCGCCGTGCTCGGACTCAAGGGCGAGGTCCAGAGTCAGGTCGCGCGCCAGGTGGTCGCCGCCGGACTCTCGGTGCGCGCGACCGAGCGCCTGGTGCGAAGGCTCCAGCAGGCCGAGACCTCGAATGCGCCTCCCAAGCCGACGCGGATGGAAGATCCCGACATCCGCCGACTCCAGGACGACCTGACCGATCGTCTTGGTGCTCAAGTCCGAATCCAGCACGGTCGGGGCGGCTCAGGCAAACTGGTGATTGCCTATAACAGCCTAGACGAACTCGACGGCATCCTCGCGCACATCCAGTAA
- a CDS encoding ParA family protein, with protein sequence MVNIIAIANQKGGVGKTTTAVNLAAALAFMRRRVLLIDLDPQGNATMGCGVDKHQIEHTTCDLLLTDVPIADCLQRVTEPAPGFDLLPSNADLTAAEIGLLDSPEREQRLSRVLATAVGAYELVIIDCPPSLNMLTLNALVAAHGVLIPIQCEYYALEGLSSLLDTIEQIRESRNAGLRIEGILRTMHDPRNNLANQVSTQLVAHFKDQVYSTIIPRNVRVAEAPSHGQSVLTYDPQSRGALAYLALASEVLRRHEKRRQAEAA encoded by the coding sequence ATGGTCAACATCATCGCGATCGCCAACCAGAAGGGCGGGGTCGGCAAGACCACCACGGCGGTCAATCTGGCCGCCGCTTTGGCCTTCATGCGCCGCCGCGTGCTGCTGATCGATCTCGATCCGCAGGGCAATGCGACCATGGGTTGTGGGGTCGACAAGCATCAGATCGAGCATACGACCTGCGATCTACTCCTGACCGATGTGCCCATCGCCGACTGTCTACAGCGCGTCACCGAGCCCGCACCCGGATTCGACCTGCTGCCGTCCAACGCCGATCTGACCGCCGCTGAGATCGGGCTGCTCGACTCGCCCGAGCGCGAACAGCGCCTGAGCCGAGTATTGGCCACGGCGGTCGGCGCCTATGAATTGGTCATCATCGACTGCCCGCCCTCGCTCAACATGCTCACGCTCAATGCCCTGGTCGCGGCGCACGGCGTGCTGATCCCGATCCAGTGCGAGTATTACGCGCTCGAAGGGCTGTCCTCGCTGCTCGACACCATCGAACAGATACGCGAGAGCCGCAACGCCGGTCTGCGCATCGAGGGCATCCTGCGCACCATGCACGACCCGCGCAACAATCTGGCCAATCAGGTCTCGACCCAGCTCGTCGCCCATTTCAAGGATCAGGTCTATAGCACCATCATCCCGCGCAACGTCCGGGTGGCTGAGGCACCTAGTCATGGCCAGTCGGTCCTGACCTATGATCCGCAGTCGCGTGGCGCGCTCGCCTATCTGGCGCTCGCCAGCGAGGTGCTGCGCCGTCACGAAAAACGCCGTCAGGCTGAAGCGGCCTGA
- the rsmG gene encoding 16S rRNA (guanine(527)-N(7))-methyltransferase RsmG — MKQAAHSPEATQWPIIEDRLSQGCAALGLRPTPEQQARLIAFLRLLARWNQAYNLTAVRDPLAMVAKHLLDSLAIAPFLFGETVLDVGTGAGLPGLPLAILAPERRFWLLDSNNKKIRFVRQAVLELGLTNVEPVQSRIEAYRPGRKFSTIVSRAVAAESVVPVLNAGLCDRPGRLLLMKGRADEAAEDRRWVAINPCVHRLTIPFLDAPRHLIELRSD, encoded by the coding sequence GTGAAGCAGGCTGCACATTCTCCAGAGGCCACCCAGTGGCCGATCATCGAGGACCGGCTGTCCCAAGGCTGTGCCGCGCTCGGCCTAAGGCCGACGCCCGAACAACAGGCGCGCCTCATCGCCTTCCTCCGGCTGCTCGCGCGCTGGAATCAGGCGTATAACCTAACCGCCGTGCGCGATCCGCTGGCGATGGTCGCCAAGCATCTGCTCGACAGTCTGGCGATCGCGCCCTTCCTATTTGGCGAGACGGTGCTCGATGTCGGCACTGGCGCCGGTCTCCCTGGACTGCCGCTGGCCATCCTCGCGCCCGAACGCCGCTTCTGGCTGCTCGACAGCAACAACAAGAAGATCCGCTTCGTGCGTCAGGCGGTGCTCGAACTGGGTCTGACCAACGTCGAGCCGGTGCAGTCGCGCATCGAGGCGTACCGACCAGGACGAAAATTCAGTACCATAGTCAGCCGTGCAGTCGCGGCCGAATCGGTCGTCCCGGTTTTGAACGCCGGTCTCTGCGATCGACCGGGCCGGCTGCTACTCATGAAGGGACGCGCAGACGAGGCCGCTGAGGACAGGCGCTGGGTCGCGATCAACCCTTGCGTCCATCGTCTGACGATCCCCTTTCTCGACGCGCCACGTCATCTGATCGAACTCCGGAGTGACTGA
- the tnpC gene encoding IS66 family transposase, whose protein sequence is MERLPDLADLTHAEKDALIHLLWDWVTALRQEVVRLTAEVTRLQGEVAHLRGQMAKNSRNSSIPSSAEGLKKTKSMRKQGSRPPGGQPGHSGSTLKQVAQPDHVVDHPLPEVCDVCGESLTGQATTEIRQVFDLPPVTMEVTEHRIHALRCTCGKLHRSEFPPEVTAPVQYGPGVKAQAVYLTQHHMLPVARTANVLADLYGVPISTGTVQAMIGEASERLAPTVARIADAVAQADVAGADESGFRVAGKLNWLHTAVTDTLTWLGLHAKRGKAAFEDFGLLYRLKGTLVHDGWASYRELTCTHALCNAHHLRELTFVHEECGQAWAKRMIDLLVCAHHETAAAHGQPLTALRIQAIRTHYEAILAEAAAANPAKPASGRRGRTAQSVPFNLYRRLRDHADDVLRFTTDPRVPFSNNLAEQAIRMPKVKHKIAGCFRTTEGALAFCTIRSYLATLQKQHFDLFQSLIQVFKGNTPQPNFSG, encoded by the coding sequence ATGGAAAGACTGCCCGATCTTGCTGACCTGACGCACGCGGAGAAAGACGCACTCATTCATCTGCTGTGGGATTGGGTCACCGCGTTGCGCCAGGAAGTCGTCCGGCTGACAGCGGAAGTGACCCGGCTGCAGGGGGAAGTCGCCCATCTGCGCGGGCAGATGGCGAAGAACAGCCGCAACTCGAGCATTCCATCCTCGGCCGAAGGCTTGAAGAAGACGAAGTCGATGCGCAAGCAGGGAAGCCGACCGCCTGGCGGTCAGCCGGGTCATTCCGGTTCGACGCTCAAGCAAGTGGCGCAGCCCGATCACGTGGTGGATCATCCACTGCCCGAGGTATGCGACGTCTGCGGCGAATCGCTCACGGGGCAGGCCACGACCGAAATCCGCCAGGTCTTCGATCTGCCGCCGGTGACAATGGAAGTGACCGAGCACCGGATTCACGCGCTGCGCTGCACCTGCGGCAAACTGCACCGCAGCGAATTCCCGCCCGAGGTCACGGCCCCGGTTCAATATGGCCCCGGCGTCAAGGCGCAGGCGGTCTATCTGACGCAGCACCACATGCTGCCCGTGGCGCGCACCGCCAACGTCCTTGCAGACCTGTATGGTGTGCCGATCTCGACCGGCACGGTTCAGGCCATGATCGGGGAGGCGAGTGAGCGGTTGGCTCCGACGGTCGCGCGGATCGCGGATGCGGTCGCTCAGGCGGATGTCGCGGGCGCCGACGAGTCTGGCTTTCGCGTGGCAGGCAAGCTCAACTGGCTGCACACCGCGGTGACCGACACCCTGACCTGGCTGGGTCTGCATGCCAAGCGCGGCAAGGCGGCGTTTGAGGACTTCGGTCTGCTGTATCGGCTCAAGGGAACGCTGGTTCATGACGGCTGGGCCTCGTATCGGGAACTGACCTGCACCCATGCGCTGTGCAACGCCCATCATCTGCGTGAATTGACCTTCGTCCATGAGGAATGCGGACAAGCGTGGGCCAAGCGCATGATCGATTTGTTGGTCTGTGCCCACCATGAAACGGCGGCCGCCCATGGCCAGCCGCTGACGGCTCTGCGCATCCAGGCGATCCGCACTCACTACGAGGCGATCCTTGCTGAAGCGGCCGCCGCCAATCCAGCCAAACCCGCCAGCGGCAGACGCGGGCGCACGGCGCAAAGCGTGCCGTTCAATCTCTACCGACGATTGCGTGATCATGCCGACGATGTCCTGCGCTTCACGACCGATCCACGCGTTCCGTTCAGTAACAACCTTGCCGAACAAGCGATCCGCATGCCCAAGGTCAAGCACAAGATCGCCGGTTGCTTCCGCACCACCGAAGGCGCTTTAGCCTTCTGCACCATCCGCTCCTACCTCGCCACCCTGCAGAAGCAGCACTTCGACCTCTTCCAATCCCTCATCCAAGTGTTCAAGGGCAACACCCCTCAGCCGAATTTCTCGGGGTAG
- a CDS encoding ATP-binding protein: MIPRLAQTTAQRLAQGFPILTITGPRQSGKTTLARTLFADRPYVSLEDPEHREFAHSDPRGFLARFREGAVIDEAQHVPALFSYLQALVDERRRMGDFILIGSQQFGSMARIGQSLAGRVGRLELLPFSAAELAAAGWLPADLDTLLWQGGYPPLYDRPLSPNDWFPNYIATYLERDVRQLIQVRDLTRFQRFVRLCAARTGQLLNLSALAADSGISHTTAREWLTVLEASYLVWRLLPYHHNFGKRLVKTPKLYFLDTGLAAALLGIREAGTLGIHAQRGALFETWVVSELIKQRFNAGRPPDLYFWRDNTGNEVDVLFASGTRLQPIEIKSGATFVHEWLKALHRWQGYAGDETWPGWLIYGGEDSYQREQTEIRSWRSLATCRDWRDETT; encoded by the coding sequence ATGATACCCCGTCTCGCCCAAACCACCGCCCAGCGTCTGGCGCAAGGCTTCCCGATCCTGACGATCACCGGTCCCCGACAGTCCGGCAAGACGACGCTGGCCCGGACCCTGTTTGCCGATCGGCCCTATGTCTCGCTGGAAGATCCGGAACATCGCGAGTTTGCGCACAGCGACCCGCGCGGCTTTCTGGCGCGCTTTCGTGAGGGGGCGGTCATCGATGAGGCTCAGCATGTCCCGGCGCTCTTTTCCTATCTCCAGGCGCTGGTCGATGAACGCCGGCGGATGGGGGACTTCATCCTGATCGGCTCCCAGCAGTTCGGGTCGATGGCTCGGATTGGCCAGTCGCTGGCCGGTCGGGTCGGACGCCTGGAGTTGCTGCCGTTCTCAGCGGCGGAACTGGCGGCGGCCGGATGGTTGCCGGCGGATCTCGATACGCTGTTGTGGCAGGGTGGCTATCCGCCGCTCTATGACCGTCCCCTGTCGCCGAACGACTGGTTTCCCAACTATATCGCGACCTATCTGGAACGCGATGTCCGGCAGTTGATCCAGGTCCGTGATCTGACGCGCTTCCAGCGCTTCGTGCGGCTGTGCGCGGCGCGCACCGGTCAGCTGCTCAACCTGTCGGCGCTGGCGGCCGACAGCGGGATCTCGCACACGACGGCACGTGAATGGCTCACCGTGCTGGAGGCGAGCTATCTGGTCTGGCGACTGCTGCCCTATCACCACAACTTCGGCAAACGTCTGGTCAAGACGCCCAAGCTCTATTTCCTGGATACCGGACTGGCCGCCGCGCTGCTCGGGATCCGCGAGGCCGGTACCCTGGGCATCCATGCGCAACGCGGGGCGCTGTTTGAGACCTGGGTGGTCAGCGAACTGATCAAACAGCGATTCAATGCCGGACGTCCGCCGGATCTCTATTTCTGGCGCGACAACACGGGGAACGAGGTCGATGTGCTGTTTGCATCCGGCACGCGACTGCAACCGATCGAGATCAAATCCGGCGCGACCTTCGTGCACGAGTGGCTCAAGGCGCTACATCGCTGGCAGGGCTATGCGGGTGATGAGACCTGGCCGGGGTGGCTGATCTACGGCGGTGAGGACTCGTATCAGCGCGAACAGACCGAGATCCGATCCTGGCGATCATTGGCGACGTGCCGTGATTGGCGAGATGAGACGACTTGA